A window of Gadus chalcogrammus isolate NIFS_2021 chromosome 16, NIFS_Gcha_1.0, whole genome shotgun sequence contains these coding sequences:
- the hic1 gene encoding hypermethylated in cancer 1 protein isoform X1 — translation MIIKGDLDRMAAEIGHAGGSLKTMLDAMEVPSHARHLLLQLNSQRTKGFLCDVIIVVQNALFRAHKNILAASSLYLKSLVVHDNLINLDHEMVSPGVFRVVLDYIYTGRLCDGDPASPAEPNLAAVLAAASYLQLLDLVALCKKKLKRNGKYPPRQAPIFPYGKIGPVGMGGMGGMGGMGGMGGAARYRVSTPVIQPCPPGGAVNSHTPRPPPLEDMVPRPLAVHAGELYAPSSTQGSPVFPALLPSQLGLRSAHPDRNRSPVFGLDLSKKSPSSQSQHAPSQSHLASAPPHGEEREGARSTRTSPTPGANGRPYSLEKMETADQTGSVPPPPFPHHNQPLGPHLPHLHRSVSQGTDPYPCPPSPDTPTDAGERAREMGNIYRWVKNEPLMYTGEEDEEDEDDEEGGGHGDPDGHHHHQHLNHLKGGGEESEGADDKSGSGSEETGSSEGRPSPTGNMRRFHMPYEPESFGDNLYVCIPCDKGFPSSEQLNAHVETHTEEELYGNSGMDTGNGNSNCKSGGGGGTTNGYGGLSSGGGGLNSLSHLEGKASGGGGLGEMIRPYRCSNCDKSYKDPATLRQHEKTHWLTRPYPCSICGKKFTQRGTMTRHMRSHLGLKPFACDACGMRFTRQYRLTEHMRIHSGEKPYECQVCGGKFAQQRNLISHMKMHSSGGGGGGGGLTADGKLKLEFTEGIYPLSKYTAEHLGLKQEKANELLIQAQQQLGLDAKVMESLYPLSKLAAEHLGLTHDKMDVLGQPLLPPQSLSEGRTIDRYSPG, via the exons ATGATCATTAAGGGAGACTTAGATCGGATGGCAGCAGAGATCGGGCATGCAG GTGGCAGTCTGAAGACGATGCTGGACGCCATGGAAGTTCCAAGTCACGCTAGgcacctcctcctgcagctCAACAGCCAGCGCACCAAGGGCTTCCTCTGCGATGTCATCATCGTGGTGCAGAACGCTCTCTTCCGAGCCCACAAGAACATCCTGGCCGCCAGCAGCCTCTATCTCAAGTCCCTGGTCGTCCACGACAACCTCATCAACCTGGACCACGAGATGGTGAGCCCGGGGGTCTTTCGCGTCGTCCTGGACTACATCTACACGGGCCGTCTCTGCGACGGGGACCCCGCCTCCCCGGCCGAGCCCAACCTGGCCGCCGTGCTGGCCGCCGCCAGCTACCTTCAGCTGCTGGACCTGGTGGCGCTGTGCAAGAAGAAACTCAAGAGGAACGGCAAGTACCCCCCGCGCCAGGCCCCCATCTTCCCGTACGGGAAGATAGGGCCCGTCGGCatggggggcatggggggcatggggggcatggggggcatggggggcGCTGCCCGGTACCGGGTCTCCACCCCGGTCATCCAGCCCTGCCCCCCCGGCGGGGCGGTGAACAGccacaccccccgcccccctcccctggagGACATGGTCCCCCGCCCGCTGGCCGTCCACGCCGGGGAGCTGTACgcgccctcctccacccaggggTCCCCCGTGTTCCCCGCCCTGCTGCCCTCGCAGCTCGGCCTGCGCTCGGCGCACCCGGACAGGAACCGCTCGCCCGTCTTCGGCCTGGACCTCTCCAAGAAGAGCCCCAGCTCCCAGTCCCAGCACGCCCCGTCGCAGTCACACCTGGCCAGCGCCCCGCCCCACGGCGAGGAGCGGGAGGGCGCCCGCAGCACACGGACCAGCCCCACGCCGGGCGCCAACGGCCGGCCGTACTCGCTGGAGAAGATGGAGACGGCGGACCAGACGGGCTCCGTCCCCCCTCCGCCCTTCCCCCACCACAACCAGCCCCTCGGCCcgcacctcccccacctccaccgctCCGTCTCCCAGGGCACGGACCCCTACCCGTGCCCCCCCAGCCCGGACACGCCCACCGACGCCGGAGAGCGAGCCCGGGAGATGGGCAACATCTACCGCTGGGTGAAGAACGAGCCGCTGATGTACACgggcgaggaggacgaggaggacgaagacGACGAGGAGGGCGGCGGGCACGGCGACCCGgacggccaccaccaccaccagcacctcaaCCACCTGAAGGGCGGCggcgaggagagcgagggggcCGACGACAAGAGCGGCTCGGGCAGCGAGGAGACGGGCAGCAGCGAGGGCCGCCCCTCCCCGACGGGGAACATGAGGCGCTTCCACATGCCCTACGAGCCCGAGAGCTTCGGGGACAACCTCTACGTCTGCATCCCCTGCGACAAGGGCTTCCCCAGCTCAGAGCAGCTCAACGCGCACGTGGAGACGCacacggaggaggagctgtACGGCAACTCCGGCATGGACACGGGCAACGGCAACAGCAACTGCaagagcggcggcggcggcggcacaaCCAACGGCTACGGCGGCCtgagcagcggcggcggcggtctgAACAGCCTGTCCCACCTGGAGGGCAAGGCCAGCGGGGGCGGCGGGCTGGGCGAGATGATACGGCCGTACCGCTGCTCCAACTGTGACAAATCGTACAAAGACCCGGCCACGCTGCGGCAGCACGAGAAGACCCACTGGCTCACCCGGCCGTACCCCTGCAGCATCTGCGGCAAGAAGTTCACCCAGCGCGGCACCATGACGCGGCACATGCGCAGCCACCTGGGCCTGAAGCCGTTCGCCTGCGACGCCTGCGGCATGCGCTTCACCCGGCAGTACCGCCTCACCGAGCACATGCGCAtccactccggggagaagccgtaCGAGTGCCAGGTGTGCGGCGGCAAGTTTGCGCAGCAGCGCAACCTCATCAGCCACATGAAGATGCACAGcagcgggggcggcggcggcggcggcgggctcaCTGCGGACGGCAAGCTGAAGCTGGAGTTCACCGAGGGCATCTACCCGCTGAGCAAGTACACGGCCGAGCACCTGGGGCTGAAGCAGGAGAAGGCCAACGAGCTGCTGATCCAagcccagcagcagctgggctTGGATGCCAAAGTCATGGAGAGCCTTTACCCCCTGTCCAAACTCGCCGCGGAGCACCTGGGTCTGACCCACGACAAGATGGACGTCCTGGGGCAGCCCCTTCTCCCCCCGCAGTCGCTGTCCGAGGGCCGAACCATCGACCGCTACTCGCCGGGCTAA
- the hic1 gene encoding hypermethylated in cancer 1 protein isoform X2 — translation MLDAMEVPSHARHLLLQLNSQRTKGFLCDVIIVVQNALFRAHKNILAASSLYLKSLVVHDNLINLDHEMVSPGVFRVVLDYIYTGRLCDGDPASPAEPNLAAVLAAASYLQLLDLVALCKKKLKRNGKYPPRQAPIFPYGKIGPVGMGGMGGMGGMGGMGGAARYRVSTPVIQPCPPGGAVNSHTPRPPPLEDMVPRPLAVHAGELYAPSSTQGSPVFPALLPSQLGLRSAHPDRNRSPVFGLDLSKKSPSSQSQHAPSQSHLASAPPHGEEREGARSTRTSPTPGANGRPYSLEKMETADQTGSVPPPPFPHHNQPLGPHLPHLHRSVSQGTDPYPCPPSPDTPTDAGERAREMGNIYRWVKNEPLMYTGEEDEEDEDDEEGGGHGDPDGHHHHQHLNHLKGGGEESEGADDKSGSGSEETGSSEGRPSPTGNMRRFHMPYEPESFGDNLYVCIPCDKGFPSSEQLNAHVETHTEEELYGNSGMDTGNGNSNCKSGGGGGTTNGYGGLSSGGGGLNSLSHLEGKASGGGGLGEMIRPYRCSNCDKSYKDPATLRQHEKTHWLTRPYPCSICGKKFTQRGTMTRHMRSHLGLKPFACDACGMRFTRQYRLTEHMRIHSGEKPYECQVCGGKFAQQRNLISHMKMHSSGGGGGGGGLTADGKLKLEFTEGIYPLSKYTAEHLGLKQEKANELLIQAQQQLGLDAKVMESLYPLSKLAAEHLGLTHDKMDVLGQPLLPPQSLSEGRTIDRYSPG, via the coding sequence ATGCTGGACGCCATGGAAGTTCCAAGTCACGCTAGgcacctcctcctgcagctCAACAGCCAGCGCACCAAGGGCTTCCTCTGCGATGTCATCATCGTGGTGCAGAACGCTCTCTTCCGAGCCCACAAGAACATCCTGGCCGCCAGCAGCCTCTATCTCAAGTCCCTGGTCGTCCACGACAACCTCATCAACCTGGACCACGAGATGGTGAGCCCGGGGGTCTTTCGCGTCGTCCTGGACTACATCTACACGGGCCGTCTCTGCGACGGGGACCCCGCCTCCCCGGCCGAGCCCAACCTGGCCGCCGTGCTGGCCGCCGCCAGCTACCTTCAGCTGCTGGACCTGGTGGCGCTGTGCAAGAAGAAACTCAAGAGGAACGGCAAGTACCCCCCGCGCCAGGCCCCCATCTTCCCGTACGGGAAGATAGGGCCCGTCGGCatggggggcatggggggcatggggggcatggggggcatggggggcGCTGCCCGGTACCGGGTCTCCACCCCGGTCATCCAGCCCTGCCCCCCCGGCGGGGCGGTGAACAGccacaccccccgcccccctcccctggagGACATGGTCCCCCGCCCGCTGGCCGTCCACGCCGGGGAGCTGTACgcgccctcctccacccaggggTCCCCCGTGTTCCCCGCCCTGCTGCCCTCGCAGCTCGGCCTGCGCTCGGCGCACCCGGACAGGAACCGCTCGCCCGTCTTCGGCCTGGACCTCTCCAAGAAGAGCCCCAGCTCCCAGTCCCAGCACGCCCCGTCGCAGTCACACCTGGCCAGCGCCCCGCCCCACGGCGAGGAGCGGGAGGGCGCCCGCAGCACACGGACCAGCCCCACGCCGGGCGCCAACGGCCGGCCGTACTCGCTGGAGAAGATGGAGACGGCGGACCAGACGGGCTCCGTCCCCCCTCCGCCCTTCCCCCACCACAACCAGCCCCTCGGCCcgcacctcccccacctccaccgctCCGTCTCCCAGGGCACGGACCCCTACCCGTGCCCCCCCAGCCCGGACACGCCCACCGACGCCGGAGAGCGAGCCCGGGAGATGGGCAACATCTACCGCTGGGTGAAGAACGAGCCGCTGATGTACACgggcgaggaggacgaggaggacgaagacGACGAGGAGGGCGGCGGGCACGGCGACCCGgacggccaccaccaccaccagcacctcaaCCACCTGAAGGGCGGCggcgaggagagcgagggggcCGACGACAAGAGCGGCTCGGGCAGCGAGGAGACGGGCAGCAGCGAGGGCCGCCCCTCCCCGACGGGGAACATGAGGCGCTTCCACATGCCCTACGAGCCCGAGAGCTTCGGGGACAACCTCTACGTCTGCATCCCCTGCGACAAGGGCTTCCCCAGCTCAGAGCAGCTCAACGCGCACGTGGAGACGCacacggaggaggagctgtACGGCAACTCCGGCATGGACACGGGCAACGGCAACAGCAACTGCaagagcggcggcggcggcggcacaaCCAACGGCTACGGCGGCCtgagcagcggcggcggcggtctgAACAGCCTGTCCCACCTGGAGGGCAAGGCCAGCGGGGGCGGCGGGCTGGGCGAGATGATACGGCCGTACCGCTGCTCCAACTGTGACAAATCGTACAAAGACCCGGCCACGCTGCGGCAGCACGAGAAGACCCACTGGCTCACCCGGCCGTACCCCTGCAGCATCTGCGGCAAGAAGTTCACCCAGCGCGGCACCATGACGCGGCACATGCGCAGCCACCTGGGCCTGAAGCCGTTCGCCTGCGACGCCTGCGGCATGCGCTTCACCCGGCAGTACCGCCTCACCGAGCACATGCGCAtccactccggggagaagccgtaCGAGTGCCAGGTGTGCGGCGGCAAGTTTGCGCAGCAGCGCAACCTCATCAGCCACATGAAGATGCACAGcagcgggggcggcggcggcggcggcgggctcaCTGCGGACGGCAAGCTGAAGCTGGAGTTCACCGAGGGCATCTACCCGCTGAGCAAGTACACGGCCGAGCACCTGGGGCTGAAGCAGGAGAAGGCCAACGAGCTGCTGATCCAagcccagcagcagctgggctTGGATGCCAAAGTCATGGAGAGCCTTTACCCCCTGTCCAAACTCGCCGCGGAGCACCTGGGTCTGACCCACGACAAGATGGACGTCCTGGGGCAGCCCCTTCTCCCCCCGCAGTCGCTGTCCGAGGGCCGAACCATCGACCGCTACTCGCCGGGCTAA